In Nostoc sp. GT001, a genomic segment contains:
- a CDS encoding class I SAM-dependent methyltransferase, which produces MLDIKLSKSSEEELFPPQEFFNEQWKLYQKILDNNYMGHREIYSTLRELLLGHFQQPFKMLDLGCGDASFTSQALLNSTITSYQGIDLSIPALEIAKNNMAKIQCHTTFTQGNISQFVPELMSSQQNSFDVILSSFVLHHLSLEEKDSIIGQLKHLLTSKGVFILIDVVRKEGEDRETYLKCYLDNVQKDWSLITPQEYLMLANHISSSDFPETQKTLDEISQTYNFTRFDCLYNNPLDATQLLCFYR; this is translated from the coding sequence ATGTTAGATATAAAGCTTTCTAAAAGTAGCGAAGAAGAACTTTTCCCGCCTCAAGAGTTTTTTAACGAGCAGTGGAAACTTTACCAAAAAATACTCGATAACAATTACATGGGACACCGTGAAATTTACTCTACACTGCGCGAGTTGCTGCTTGGACACTTCCAACAACCCTTTAAGATGCTTGATTTGGGATGCGGCGATGCTAGCTTTACTTCCCAAGCTTTGTTAAATAGCACGATTACTTCCTACCAAGGCATAGACTTATCTATACCTGCACTAGAGATTGCTAAGAATAATATGGCAAAGATTCAATGCCACACAACCTTTACCCAAGGAAATATTTCCCAATTTGTTCCTGAATTGATGTCAAGTCAGCAAAATAGCTTCGATGTCATTTTAAGCTCTTTTGTTCTCCATCATTTAAGCCTTGAAGAAAAGGACTCGATTATTGGTCAGCTTAAGCATCTTCTCACCTCTAAAGGTGTTTTTATTCTCATTGATGTTGTCCGGAAAGAAGGAGAAGATCGAGAAACCTACCTTAAATGCTATTTAGATAATGTACAAAAGGACTGGTCTTTAATTACTCCCCAAGAGTATTTAATGTTAGCAAATCATATTTCTTCAAGTGATTTTCCTGAAACTCAGAAAACTCTTGATGAGATTTCACAAACATACAATTTTACTCGCTTCGATTGCCTGTATAACAATCCACTCGATGCCACACAATTGTTGTGCTTTTACCGATAA
- a CDS encoding isochorismate synthase MenF: MTVSPCRSNLFVKHKDLYQFLVAVQEKCVKNNCRQIVSVSQEIDLVDPLLVLDKLTQANEINFYFEDRGKGEAIAAIDAVAKLQIDGSDRFNQAEYFIKSCLKNIINFGNANQPFSRPHFFCYFSFFDKNAQVDYPFPSATIFLPRWQVAVKNQRCILVTNIIINPNVNIERWLEKIQNKIEFIQTLENHSANIDYFPTNLYKKSVTNSAQFKRSVVSVLEKIQSTHLSKIVLADILDVKSSNHFNLVKSLNNLRQNHPNCYIFSTSNGKGQNFIGASPERLISINNKQLITDALAGSAPRGKTPAEDAANANRLLNSEKEKHEHSLVLDFITQRLCQLGLLPQILAPRLRQLSNIQHLWTPISAMVPADIHPLKIVGQLHPTPAVAGAAQDVACAEIRRYESFERGLYAAPLGWIDSQGNCEFIVGIRSALIDGDRARLYAGAGIVAGSDPDKEFAEVQLKLQALLKALV, encoded by the coding sequence ATGACAGTTTCACCATGTCGTAGTAACTTGTTTGTAAAGCACAAAGATTTATATCAATTTCTGGTAGCGGTGCAAGAAAAGTGCGTCAAAAATAATTGCAGACAAATTGTCAGTGTCTCCCAAGAAATTGATTTAGTTGATCCTTTACTTGTATTAGATAAACTTACACAAGCAAATGAAATAAATTTTTACTTTGAGGACAGAGGTAAAGGAGAAGCGATCGCAGCAATTGATGCTGTAGCAAAATTACAGATTGATGGCTCAGACCGTTTTAATCAAGCAGAGTATTTTATCAAATCTTGTCTAAAAAATATAATTAATTTTGGTAACGCAAACCAACCTTTTTCTAGGCCTCACTTTTTTTGTTATTTCAGTTTTTTCGATAAAAATGCCCAAGTAGATTATCCATTTCCATCTGCTACCATTTTTCTTCCACGTTGGCAAGTAGCTGTAAAAAATCAGCGTTGCATATTAGTAACAAATATAATTATCAATCCAAATGTAAATATTGAAAGATGGTTGGAGAAAATCCAAAATAAAATTGAATTTATCCAAACTTTAGAAAATCACTCTGCTAATATTGATTATTTTCCTACAAACTTATATAAAAAATCTGTCACCAACTCTGCTCAATTTAAACGTTCAGTAGTATCTGTTTTGGAAAAAATTCAGTCAACTCATTTAAGTAAGATTGTCCTAGCAGATATATTAGATGTAAAATCAAGTAACCACTTTAACTTAGTTAAATCATTAAATAATCTTAGACAAAATCATCCTAATTGTTATATCTTCTCTACAAGTAATGGCAAAGGACAAAATTTTATTGGTGCAAGTCCAGAAAGATTAATTAGTATTAATAATAAACAGTTAATCACTGATGCTTTAGCTGGTTCTGCGCCACGAGGTAAAACCCCTGCTGAAGATGCAGCTAATGCCAATCGCTTACTAAATAGTGAAAAAGAAAAGCACGAACATTCCCTAGTACTTGATTTCATTACACAACGACTATGCCAGTTAGGTTTATTACCGCAAATATTAGCACCACGACTGCGACAATTATCGAATATCCAGCATTTATGGACACCAATCAGTGCTATGGTTCCCGCTGACATACACCCATTAAAGATTGTCGGACAATTGCATCCTACCCCAGCCGTTGCAGGTGCAGCCCAAGATGTAGCTTGTGCCGAAATTCGTCGTTACGAAAGCTTCGAGAGAGGTTTATATGCTGCACCTTTAGGTTGGATAGATTCTCAGGGTAACTGTGAGTTTATTGTGGGAATTCGTTCAGCATTAATTGATGGCGATCGCGCGAGATTGTATGCTGGTGCTGGTATCGTGGCTGGCTCTGATCCTGACAAGGAGTTTGCAGAGGTGCAGCTTAAACTTCAGGCGTTACTGAAAGCATTAGTTTAA